A genomic region of Dactylococcopsis salina PCC 8305 contains the following coding sequences:
- the cpdA gene encoding 3',5'-cyclic-AMP phosphodiesterase, whose amino-acid sequence MMLASPLLIAQITDTHLFASGEGDLLGLRTEESLAAVIEEVQNLTPQPDRILLTGDISQDETLESYERLYKQLKTLNIPSYWIPGNHDQLHLMEKALTNPPFYGDKSFHCQGWQFILLNSAVSGRVYGYLTEETLSWLDSELEKAKNYPTVVTLHHPPFLIDCDWIDKSCLQNPDALFKVLDQYSQVRLVLFGHIHQDWGRDRAGVHYLASPSSSVQFKPKSKQFALDENREPGFRLLWLYPDGSYETKVKRVEFSYSLDVAATGY is encoded by the coding sequence ATGATGTTAGCCTCACCGCTTTTAATAGCTCAAATCACTGACACTCATCTGTTTGCTTCAGGGGAAGGAGACTTGCTTGGTTTGAGAACAGAAGAGTCTTTAGCCGCAGTAATTGAGGAAGTCCAAAATTTGACTCCCCAACCCGATCGGATTTTATTAACAGGGGATATTTCTCAGGATGAAACCCTAGAGTCTTACGAGCGTTTATACAAACAACTGAAGACGCTTAATATTCCCTCTTATTGGATTCCTGGAAACCATGATCAATTACATCTCATGGAAAAAGCATTAACTAATCCTCCGTTTTATGGAGATAAATCTTTTCACTGTCAAGGTTGGCAATTTATTCTTCTGAATTCTGCGGTTTCGGGACGAGTTTATGGTTATTTGACAGAAGAAACGTTAAGTTGGCTAGATTCGGAACTGGAAAAAGCGAAGAATTATCCCACTGTGGTGACGTTACATCATCCGCCATTTTTGATTGATTGTGATTGGATTGATAAAAGTTGTTTACAAAATCCTGATGCTTTATTTAAAGTTTTAGATCAATATTCCCAAGTGCGTTTAGTTTTGTTTGGACATATCCATCAGGATTGGGGGCGCGATCGAGCAGGAGTGCATTACTTAGCCAGTCCTTCTAGTTCTGTCCAGTTTAAACCAAAAAGCAAACAATTTGCTCTCGATGAAAATAGAGAACCTGGTTTTAGACTGCTTTGGCTGTATCCTGATGGCAGTTATGAAACCAAGGTTAAGCGAGTAGAGTTTAGTTATAGTTTAGATGTGGCGGCGACTGGATATTAA
- a CDS encoding aspartate aminotransferase family protein: MTPETLTKSFTSQTFDHYVMETYGRFPIAIERGKGCRLWDTEGKDYLDLVAGIATCTLGHGHPTLIKAVTEQIAKLHHVSNLYYIPEQGELAQWLVEHSCADRAFFCNSGAEANEAAIKLARKYAHTVLNISNPVILTAKASFHGRTLATITATGQPKYQKHFDPLVPGFAYVPYNDLEAIESAIAQWNQDEPRVAAILVEPLQGEGGVCPGNLEYFLRLRKICDQAGILLIFDEVQVGVGRSGKYWGYENLGVEPDIFTSAKGLAGGIPIGAMLCREFCDVFTPGDHASTFGGNPFVCSAALAVLNTLEQEDILSNVIARGEQIRKHLRAIASEFPEVFTEVRGWGLINGLQINPEIDLNAIEIVKSAMKEGLLIAPAGGKVLRFVPPLIISDAEVEEGMEKLKSAIASQGINN, encoded by the coding sequence ATGACTCCAGAAACTCTGACAAAATCCTTTACTTCTCAAACCTTTGACCATTATGTGATGGAGACTTATGGACGTTTTCCGATCGCGATCGAGCGGGGAAAAGGCTGTCGTCTCTGGGATACAGAGGGAAAGGACTATTTAGATTTGGTTGCGGGAATTGCGACTTGTACCCTTGGTCATGGTCATCCGACACTGATTAAAGCCGTAACCGAACAAATCGCAAAACTCCATCATGTTTCTAATCTGTACTATATTCCAGAACAAGGGGAACTAGCACAATGGTTGGTGGAGCATTCTTGCGCCGATCGAGCGTTTTTCTGCAATTCTGGCGCAGAAGCCAATGAAGCGGCGATCAAGTTGGCTCGCAAATATGCCCATACGGTTTTAAATATCAGTAATCCTGTGATTTTAACGGCAAAAGCCAGTTTTCATGGTCGCACCTTAGCCACCATTACCGCAACTGGACAACCGAAGTATCAAAAGCATTTTGATCCGCTTGTGCCTGGGTTTGCTTATGTTCCCTATAATGATTTGGAAGCGATCGAGAGCGCGATCGCCCAATGGAATCAAGACGAACCAAGAGTGGCAGCGATTTTAGTTGAACCGCTACAAGGAGAGGGGGGAGTCTGTCCTGGCAATTTAGAGTATTTTCTCCGTTTAAGAAAAATTTGTGATCAAGCTGGAATCTTATTAATTTTTGATGAAGTACAAGTCGGAGTGGGACGCAGTGGGAAATACTGGGGTTACGAGAATTTAGGAGTCGAACCAGATATTTTTACCAGTGCGAAAGGGTTAGCAGGGGGAATCCCCATTGGCGCAATGTTATGTCGGGAATTTTGCGATGTTTTTACCCCTGGTGATCATGCCAGCACTTTTGGGGGGAATCCTTTTGTGTGTAGTGCTGCTTTAGCGGTTTTGAACACTTTAGAACAAGAAGACATCTTATCAAATGTGATTGCTCGTGGTGAACAAATACGGAAACATTTACGCGCGATCGCGTCAGAGTTTCCAGAAGTGTTTACAGAAGTCCGAGGTTGGGGATTGATTAATGGTTTGCAAATTAACCCAGAAATTGATTTAAACGCCATAGAAATTGTGAAATCCGCTATGAAAGAGGGATTATTAATTGCACCAGCAGGCGGAAAAGTGTTGCGTTTTGTACCACCATTAATTATTTCTGACGCTGAGGTGGAAGAAGGAATGGAAAAACTTAAAAGCGCGATCGCAAGTCAAGGCATAAACAATTAA